The Nerophis lumbriciformis linkage group LG05, RoL_Nlum_v2.1, whole genome shotgun sequence genome contains a region encoding:
- the bmp15 gene encoding bone morphogenetic protein 15 encodes MRGQQSFPRVLVLSLLVISLWGVVVGSKMSARSAHHRPLTDEQTADQNLQFMLSLYRSAARPDGRPKQNRKFGSNTVRLLKPSTSAVHYLPASTDHHYTFTVQYHLDTLPSEQLIRASFVHLRSSSSPASPNSDRAEVAPRCRARIKSLGRESLVTMEPHQQWTETDITDHVLLGKEDGGGTVSLTAQYWCSEHRRFEDEGDGLSRGWARFLGGRKWRGESHLEAPSLLLYLEEERDGKDWMVELSGEKGDDLMKRLGRWHPFVRHRRSTESKDPLLDPLTTPTAASVISDLPKYKLKVSAPKNRCKLHSFRLSFDELGWGHYIAPLVYNPRFCQGDCPRVLTYGYHSPNHAIIQTIINELGVGDVPPPSCVPYKYMPMSVLVVHKKKVEYKELEDMVAESCTCR; translated from the exons ATGCGCGGCCAGCAGAGTTTCCCGCGCGTCCTCGTCCTCTCCCTCCTCGTTATCTCGCTCTGGGGGGTCGTGGTTGGGTCCAAAATGTCTGCCCGAAGCGCGCACCACCGGCCGCTGACCGACGAGCAGACGGCCGACCAGAACCTGCAGTTCATGTTGAGTTTGTACCGCAGCGCGGCGAGACCAGACGGCAGACCCAAACAAAACCGGAAGTTTGGATCCAACACGGTGCGCCTGCTCAAACCCTCCACGTCCGCGGTGCACTACCTGCCCGCCTCCACAG ACCACCACTACACCTTCACAGTCCAGTACCACCTGGACACGCTTCCTTCCGAGCAGCTGATCAGAGCCTCCTTCGTCCACCTGCGCTCTTCGTCTTCCCCCGCGTCTCCAAACTCAGATCGGGCGGAGGTCGCGCCTCGGTGCCGAGCCCGGATCAAGTCACTGGGCAGGGAGAGCCTGGTCACCATGGAGCCCCACCAGCAGTGGACAGAGACGGACATCACTGATCACGTCCTCCTGGGCAAAGAGGACGGCGGCGGCACCGTGAGCCTCACGGCCCAGTACTGGTGCAGCGAGCACAGGCGGTTTGAAGATGAGGGTGACGGCCTCTCTCGGGGGTGGGCTCGCTTTCTCGGAGGAAGGAAATGGCGAGGGGAGTCCCACCTTGAAGCCCCATCGCTGCTTTTGTACCTGGAAGAGGAGCGTGACGGCAAGGACTGGATGGTGGAGTTGTCCGGGGAAAAAGGGGACGACCTCATGAAGCGATTAGGCAGGTGGCACCCCTTTGTTCGCCATCGCCGCTCCACAGAAAGCAAAGATCCCCTCTTGGAtcccctgaccacgcccaccgCCGCCTCCGTCATCTCTGACCTCCCCAAGTACAAACTCAAAGTGAGCGCGCCCAAAAACCGCTGCAAGCTGCACTCCTTCCGCCTGTCCTTCGACGAGCTGGGCTGGGGTCACTACATCGCGCCGCTGGTCTACAACCCTCGCTTCTGCCAGGGCGACTGCCCCCGCGTGCTGACCTACGGCTACCACTCGCCCAACCACGCCATCATTCAGACCATCATCAACGAGCTGGGGGTGGGCGACGTGCCGCCGCCGTCCTGCGTGCCCTACAAGTACATGCCTATGAGCGTGCTGGTGGTGCACAAGAAGAAGGTGGAGTACAAGGAGCTGGAGGACATGGTGGCCGAGTCGTGCACATGCCGCTAG
- the leap2 gene encoding liver-expressed antimicrobial peptide 2 — protein MQQQGSHSRRLALCLLLLVLTQQVCSGTVQSPEHTAKRLARMSPLWRIMNSKPFGAYCQNNYECSTGLCRAGHCSTNQRPTSEVVKY, from the exons ATGCAGCAGCAAGGAAGTCACTCAAGGAGGCTCGCTCTGTGCCTGCTGCTGCTGGTCCTGACCCAGCAG GTGTGCTCAGGTACGGTGCAGAGTCCAGAACACACGGCCAAGAGACTAGCCCGCATGAGTCCGCTGTGGAGAATCATGAACAGCAAACCCTTTGGCGCTTATTGCCAGAACAACTACGAGTGCTCCACCGGACTCTGCAG GGCGGGACACTGCTCCACCAACCAGCGCCCCACCTCCGAAGTGGTCAAATACTAG